The nucleotide sequence GAGCGAAGGCGCGAACCTGGGCATTGCTGCTCTTTTGCAGGGCAAGGCGCGAGGTCTCGATCTCCGCGAGGTTACTCATGGTCATAACTTCCATAAAGAGCACGTCGCTGTCGTTCGAGACCTGAGCGGTGCTCACGGGACCCATCGGCATCCCGGCCATCCCGCCAGCGAGGGCGGTCGGGAAAACGAGGGAGAGGGCCAGCATGGAAACAAGACGGCGGTTTTTCATGGCACAACCTCCAAACAGGGTGTTGACCGCAGCTTGGCAGCCTGGCCCGGCGGGTAACAGCGCCTCGCCTTCACGTGGTCATAAGTTCGGGTCAAGGAAGTTTTGAGAGTTGCTCGAAAAGGTATGCCGGCGACAGTCCGGCACCACCGTGCTGCTCAATCCTCCCACTCGCTGACCGGGATGAACGCCACGCCCTCGCCCTCGGTCGCGGTGACGTTGTAGCGGGCGTCAAAGCGCACCACCAGCTCGCCCCGGTCGAAGTGCTGCGCGCTCACCACCGGCTTGCGAAACAGGTAGCCGCCCCCCTCGTCCGCCCCGATGTGGGCGGCCTTGGTAAAGCGGAATTCCACCACGTCCCCGTGGCGCAGGGTGCGAACACGAACGCGAAAGGTCTGCTCGTCTTCCTGCCTCACGTACGGATGGCTGGGTTTTTTTCTGCCAAAGAGGCCAAACATCTCTAGAGCTCCTGCATCAGCCGGGTCAGCAGCCGCACATGGTCCGGCCAGCGGTCGAGACGAACGTGTTCATGGGCGGCATGAGCACCGTCGCCGGGCGCTCCCAGACCGTCCAGCGTGGGCGTGAGGGGTGCAGTGAAGTTGCCGTCGCTGCCGCCCCCCACCACCTCACCGCTGATCTCGAAGCCCAGCTCGCGGGCAAGGGCCTGCGCACGCGCGAAAAGCCCCTCCGTCCCGGGACCCCGCTCGAAGGGAGGACGGTTCAGGCCGCCCGTTACGGTAAGCCGCACGCGCGCGTCTTGTGGCCGTAGGGCCTGGATGGCCCTGGTGATGCGCTCGCCCTCCGCCAGGGTGGAAACACGCACATCGACTTCCAGAACACACTCTGGGGGAATCACATTCGTGGCGGTCCCCCCACGAATCAGACCGACGCTGACGGTGGTGCCCACCTCCGGGCGGGCGAGGGCCTCGACCTCCAGCACCGCGCGGGCGGCTGCGGTGATCGCGCTCGCCCCCTCTTCGGGCTTGTTCCCCGCGTGGGAAGCGACGCCGTGAAAGGTCAGCACGAAGTCGCCCACACCCTTGCGCCCCACTTTCAGCGCGTGGCTGCCAGCGACGGGCGGCTCGACGACAAGCACCGCCCGCGCCCCCCGCGCCGCCGCCTCGATGTGCTCGCGGCTGCTGAGGCTGCCGATTTCCTCATCAGGCGTAAGCAGCACCTGCACGCCGCCCACAGGCCACCTGCCACCCAGAGCCCGCAGAGCATGAAAGGCCCCCACGATTCCGGCCTTCATGTCGTAGGTGCCCGGACCGTAGGCCCGCTCCCCCTCCACCCGAAACGGCATGGCCGCCAGCGTGCCCTGCGGCCAGACCGTATCGGCATGCATCAGCACGAGCAGGGGCCGAGCTCCCGCCTCCACCCCAAACTGAAAGCGGCGGGTGCCGCCGGGCAGGGCGCGGGTCTCCGCCCCCAGATCACGTGCCCAGCCCTCCACCGCATCCATCACGCGGTTCACAGCGACAACGTCGGTCGAGGGCGATTCGAGCTCCACCAGGGTTCGCAGGTCGGCGAGCATCGCCGCAAGGTCAGGCTGCATGCCCTCCATGCTACCGCCGCCCCCACGGCAGACGCCCCGCACCATCCGCGCAGAAGGCGGAATGCGGGGCGCTTGGGGCAACTTCAGGCGAGCAGGGCCACCTGCTGCGGGTCGGCTTTGAGGGTGACACGGCCCTTGAGGTACAGGTCATTGAGCGCCTGCTGCCCAAAGATCCGCGCGAGCCGGGTACTCGTCAGTTCGATGGTTCGGCCGGAGACTTTCAGGCGGACGATATCGATGGTTCCAGGCACCCAGGTGCAGGAAAGTTCGTGCATTCACGCCTCCAGTGGGAGTGGGTTGATGCCCCCGCACGTGCAGGGGGGCAGGTGGTCGACCGCTCCAGTACGCTCAGGCTAGACCGTGACCGTGCTCGCTGGGCAAGAACCAGCTTTTGCCCTCTTGAGCGAAACATCATGAGGCCCAACTTGTGGTTGACTGCCGTATGACCTCATTTCAGCGTGCTGTTCCCGGCCCCGAGAGCCTGCTCGCCCTTTCATTCCCCTCCGATCCTCAGCTCAGCCCGGAGGGCCACCGCGTCGCCTTTGTCCTGACGCGGGTGGAGGAGGAAACCCCGCACCAACCTGACCCCGACTTCCCAAAGCCCCGGTACCGGTCACACCTGTGGCTCTCGGCGGGTGGAGAGGCCCGGCAACTGACCCGGGGAGAGGGCCGCGACAGCTCACCGCGCTGGTCCCCAGACGGGATGACCCTCGCTTTTGTGCGTGAGGGGGGCGGGGAAAAGGCACAACTGTTCCTGCTGCCGCTCACGGGAGGTGAGGCGCAGCGGGTGACACGCTTTCGGGGCGGCGTGCAAGACGTACAGTGGAGCCCGGACGGGCGCTGGCTGAGTTTCCTGAGCACGGGAGACGACGAGGACCGGCGCGACGAACGGGGTGAGGCGCGCGTCATCACCCGACCCCGCCCCCGCTTCAATGGGCGCGACTGGCTGCCCGAACGGCCCGCTCGCCTCTGGCGCTATGACCTCACCACAGGAGAGCTGCACGAGTGGCTGACGCCCACCGTAGAGGTCACAACCTACGCCTGGTGGCCCGACAGCCGCGGCGTCCTGCTCGTTTCGAGCGCGACCGAGGAGGATGCCGTGCAGTGGCGGCAGGAGGTGGACACGCTGGATCTGGACGGCAAGCGCACTCGCCTCACCCGCTGGAACTCGGCCATTGGAACGGTTCTTCCCCACCCAGACGGCGTGCGCTTTGCGCTGGTCGGCCGCCCCGAGGGGAAGGGCAGCCCCGAAGACCCGCACCTCTTTCTGGTGGAGGGAGATGGGCGCTGGCGGCGGCTGGATGCGGGTTGGGACCGCCCCATCGGCAATCTGGTCGGCGGTGACTGCCATGTGGGGGCCTTTCCCGAGCGGCCCGTATGGCTAGACGACGAGACCCTGCTGGTCCTGAGCACGGTGGGCGGCTCCTGCGGCCTGTTCCGAGTGGGGCTGGACGGCACCGTCACCCCCCAGGACCATGATCCTCAGACCGTTATTTCTGCCTTTACTGCGCGGGGAGGCGGCGTGGCCCTGATCCGCGAGCGGGCAGACCGCTTTCCGGAGGTAGAACTCAATGGCGTCCGAGTGACGGAGCTGCAAAGCTGCCTCCCCTTCCCGGCCCGCACGCCGCAGCGCGTGACCTTTTTCAATGAGCTGGGGGAGGGCGAGGGCTGGGTGCTGCTCCCGGACGGAGACGCTCCCGCGCCCGCCGTGCTGAGTATTCACGGGGGGCCACACACCGCCTACGGGCACGCCTTTATGCACGAATTTCAGCTCCTTGCGGCGCACGGCTACGCGGTGTGCTACAGCAATCCGCGGGGCAGCGCGGGCTACGGGCAAAGCTGGTCGTCGGCCATCTTCGGCCGCTGGGGCACGGTGGACATGGCAGACCTCTTGGCTTTTTTGGATGCCTGCCTCGCAGCCTCCCCGGCCCTCGACTCGGGGCGGACGGCGGTGATGGGCGGCAGCTACGGCGGCTACATGACCAACTGGATCACCGGGCACACCGACCGCTTTAGAGCGGCGATCACCGACCGCAGCATCTGCAACCTGCTCTCGTTCGGGGGCACCTCCGACATCGGCATGCGCTTCTGGGACGATGAGTTGGGCCTCAACTTCCACCGCAGCGCCGACGCCCCACGGCTCTGGGACATGAGCCCACTGAAATACGTCGAGCAGGTTCGCACGCCCACCCTGATCGTTCACTCGGTCCTCGACCACCGCTGCCCCATCGAGCAGGCCGAGCAGTGGTACGCAGCGCTGCGTCTTCACGGCGTTCCCGTGCGCTTTGTGCGCTTCCCCGGCGAGGACCACGAGCTGTCACGCTCGGGCCGCCCGGACCGCCGCCTCAAACGGCTCGAGGAATACCTCGCGTGGCTCGAGACGTGGTTGCAGGCCACAGAACCCCGTGAGCAGCGAGCGACCGAGACGACGGCTTAGGTCTACGCTCGCCGAAAAGGAAGAAGGCCGGTCGTCACCGGCCTTTTTCCACCCTCTTGCGGCGCGCCCTACTCCTCGTCGCGGCGCTTGTTGCCCCAGCCACGGTCGGCACGGGCCCGGGGGCGAAACTCGCGGTCACCGAAGTCCTGGCGGTCCTCGCGGGGACGGAAGCCCCCCTGCCCGCCCTGGTAACCGCCCTCGCGGTCACCACGGAAGCCGCCCCGATCTTCACGCGGGCGGAAGCCCCCCCGATCTTCGCGGGGACGGAAGCCCCCTTGCCCGCCCTGGTAACCGCCCTCGCGGTCACCACGGAAGCCGCCCCGATCTTCACGCGGGCGGAAGCCCCCCCGATCTTCGCGGGGACGGAAGCCCCCCTGCCCGCCCTGGTAACCGCCCTCGCGGTCACCACGGAAGCCGCCGCGATCTTCACGCGGACGGAAGCTCCCCCGATCTTCGCGGGGACGGAAGCCCCCCTGCCCGCCCTGGCTCTCGCGCAGTTCGCGCATCTCGCGGCGCAGGCCGCGGATTTCTTTGCTCTGGGCCTCGAGCATCTCCTTCATCTCGCCCAGCAGCGCGAGCAGGTCGTCAGCGTCGATGTACTCGTCCTCGCCCTCCTCGTCCCCCGCCACGTTGCCGCCCTCTAGGGCAGCGCTCAAGCCCTCATGTTCAGCCTCCTGGGCGTCCAGCACGGGGTCCTCGTCGGGTTCGCCCTGAAGCTCGGGCAGGATGCCCCGCAGTTCTTCCGGAGTCTCGGTCGCGCCCCCGCCCATCGCGTTCGGGGTGTGCTGCCTGGTATCGTCGGTCATGATCTTCCTTTCCCTGCGCCTTCCCGGTGAGCCGGGCGGCCTGCCCTCCTCGGGCGCGCAGGCGTACCCCGGAGTCTACCACCTGTGCAGCGGCGGGGCTCAGGGACAGGTACGGGAAAGCGGGGCGAAGTCCCATGACCGTTCTCCCGCGTCCCTATACTCGCCCTCATGACGCGTGCCCTCTCTCTCCTGACCCTGCTGGCAGCCGCTACGGCCTGCGCGCAGAGCACGCCCCGCACCGTGACCATCGGCCTGGGGTACATCCCCAACGTGCAGTTCACGCCCTTCTATGTCGCGGACCGGCTGGGCTACTACCGCGCCGAGGGGCTGAACGTGAAGTTCCAGCACGGCTACGTTTCGGAGCTGATGCCGCTCCTGCTTCAGGGCAAGCTCGACTTCATCGTGGGCGACCCCGAGGACGCCATCTTTGCCCGGAACCAGGGCGCGCCCGTGCGGTACATCATGGCGATGTACCAAAAGGCCCCGATCACCGTCTTGAGCCTCAAGCCCCTGAACCGGGCTGCGGACCTCAAAGGCAAGACGCTGGGCATTCCCGGCACCTTTGGCAGCAGCTACGCCGCGACGCGCGCCCTGCTGGAGAGCGCGGGCCTGCAAGAAGGCCGTGACGTGCGCCTCGCCCCCATCGGCTTTACCCAGCTCGAGGCCGTGCGGGCTGGCCGGGTAGACGCCGCTGTAGGCTACGTGAATAACGAGGTCGTACAACTCCGGCAGGCCGGGCAAAAGGTGTACACGCTTGACCCCAGCAGCGCGTACCCGATGGTTGGCGCAGGTCTCATCACCCTCGACAAGACCCTGAAGGGCGACCTGGCCCGCAAGGTCGTACGCGCCTCGCAGCGCGGCCTGAAGTTTACGGTCGCAGACCCCGCCCGCGCCTATAGGATCGCGCAGCCGGTCTTCGGAGCGGGCGGCGGTTCGCTGGAGGTCCTGCGGGCCAGCACACCGCTGATCGAGAGCGCCTACACCCGAGCCAACGGCCTGGGGGCCAGCGACCCCGCCGCCTGGGCCAAGGCCGTTGCCGCGCTGGTTCGGCAGGGCAGTCTGCCCGGCGGCACAAAGGCCGAAAACTTCTACACCAACAGCCTGGTCAGCAAGACGGTGCGCTGAGGCGAAGCAGACCAGCGGGGACCCAGCCGCGTTATCTGCTGTCTTTGTCGCCCCCTAGGAGGTCACCCAGGGCCCGGCTGACGTCAGAGGGCTTCTGGTATTCCTCGTCGGAAAGGCGGCCTAGGGCTGCGCGCACGTTCTCATCCGCGCCGTTGTGCTCGGCGGCCTCGATCAGGGCCCGCTTGCTGGCCGGATAATCCACGCCCCTGAGATGCTTCTGAAGCTGAATGGGATTGATTCCCGCGTCCTCGTCTCGGTCGCCGTCCCGCTCCGGTCGGTCGTCTTGGTCCTTATGGCCTCTGTGCCCGCGACCTTCCGGGCTCTCATCGTCACCTCCCCCGTTGTCGCCAAGGGCCCGGCTCACGTCGGCGGGGGTCTGGTATTCCTCGTCGGGAAGCGCGTTCAGGGCCGCGCGCATGTCCTCATCCGCGCCGTTGCGTTCGGCCGCCGCCACGAGGTCCCGCTTGCTGGCCGGGTAGTCCACGCCCCTGAGGTGCTTTTGAAGCTGGATCGGGTTGATCTTTGCCATGTCGCCCTCCTGGGGCCAATTATCCGGGCCGGGAGGCACCGCGAAGGCTCACGGACCTTTACACCCGCTTAAGCCGGGAGAGGCTGAAGCAGCTCGTTTTCCAGCACGACGGGCAGCGCCAGCGTCTGGTAGCCCTGCTCGTCAAACAGCACAGTTATCTTCTCACCCTCATACCGCACCACCTGGCCCGTGCCAAAGCTGGGGTGCCGGACGCGGCTGCCCAGGGCAAAGGGCACCT is from Deinococcus sp. YIM 77859 and encodes:
- a CDS encoding S9 family peptidase; this encodes MTSFQRAVPGPESLLALSFPSDPQLSPEGHRVAFVLTRVEEETPHQPDPDFPKPRYRSHLWLSAGGEARQLTRGEGRDSSPRWSPDGMTLAFVREGGGEKAQLFLLPLTGGEAQRVTRFRGGVQDVQWSPDGRWLSFLSTGDDEDRRDERGEARVITRPRPRFNGRDWLPERPARLWRYDLTTGELHEWLTPTVEVTTYAWWPDSRGVLLVSSATEEDAVQWRQEVDTLDLDGKRTRLTRWNSAIGTVLPHPDGVRFALVGRPEGKGSPEDPHLFLVEGDGRWRRLDAGWDRPIGNLVGGDCHVGAFPERPVWLDDETLLVLSTVGGSCGLFRVGLDGTVTPQDHDPQTVISAFTARGGGVALIRERADRFPEVELNGVRVTELQSCLPFPARTPQRVTFFNELGEGEGWVLLPDGDAPAPAVLSIHGGPHTAYGHAFMHEFQLLAAHGYAVCYSNPRGSAGYGQSWSSAIFGRWGTVDMADLLAFLDACLAASPALDSGRTAVMGGSYGGYMTNWITGHTDRFRAAITDRSICNLLSFGGTSDIGMRFWDDELGLNFHRSADAPRLWDMSPLKYVEQVRTPTLIVHSVLDHRCPIEQAEQWYAALRLHGVPVRFVRFPGEDHELSRSGRPDRRLKRLEEYLAWLETWLQATEPREQRATETTA
- a CDS encoding DUF2795 domain-containing protein, which encodes MAKINPIQLQKHLRGVDYPASKRDLVAAAERNGADEDMRAALNALPDEEYQTPADVSRALGDNGGGDDESPEGRGHRGHKDQDDRPERDGDRDEDAGINPIQLQKHLRGVDYPASKRALIEAAEHNGADENVRAALGRLSDEEYQKPSDVSRALGDLLGGDKDSR
- a CDS encoding ABC transporter substrate-binding protein is translated as MTRALSLLTLLAAATACAQSTPRTVTIGLGYIPNVQFTPFYVADRLGYYRAEGLNVKFQHGYVSELMPLLLQGKLDFIVGDPEDAIFARNQGAPVRYIMAMYQKAPITVLSLKPLNRAADLKGKTLGIPGTFGSSYAATRALLESAGLQEGRDVRLAPIGFTQLEAVRAGRVDAAVGYVNNEVVQLRQAGQKVYTLDPSSAYPMVGAGLITLDKTLKGDLARKVVRASQRGLKFTVADPARAYRIAQPVFGAGGGSLEVLRASTPLIESAYTRANGLGASDPAAWAKAVAALVRQGSLPGGTKAENFYTNSLVSKTVR
- a CDS encoding M20 family metallopeptidase translates to MEGMQPDLAAMLADLRTLVELESPSTDVVAVNRVMDAVEGWARDLGAETRALPGGTRRFQFGVEAGARPLLVLMHADTVWPQGTLAAMPFRVEGERAYGPGTYDMKAGIVGAFHALRALGGRWPVGGVQVLLTPDEEIGSLSSREHIEAAARGARAVLVVEPPVAGSHALKVGRKGVGDFVLTFHGVASHAGNKPEEGASAITAAARAVLEVEALARPEVGTTVSVGLIRGGTATNVIPPECVLEVDVRVSTLAEGERITRAIQALRPQDARVRLTVTGGLNRPPFERGPGTEGLFARAQALARELGFEISGEVVGGGSDGNFTAPLTPTLDGLGAPGDGAHAAHEHVRLDRWPDHVRLLTRLMQEL